In the genome of Paenibacillus sp. GP183, the window AAATTCCAGTAGGTTTTTTAAAATATTTAGATATTTCACCACTCCTCTTTTAAATTCAATTAATCCCAAAATATCCCTGCACAGCTCGACAAAAAAAGACAGCACTCCTAAGGAGTAACTGTCCTGTCTGTTTCACATTCGAATCTATAAGATTTATTTCCATTCCGGAAGAAAAGACTTCGTATTATCCAACATGCGTTCGAACAGCTCTCTAGCTTGTTCGGGTGAAATATTCACCAACGGATCGCTTACGAAAGCGCGAAAAGCCTTGTCCTTGTCCTTATTGAGCGAAGCCTGCAAGATCGTTTCCTGATTCCATATATGACGCTGCACGAGACTATTGATTTCCGGCGGAAGCTCTCCCGATATGATCGGTTTTACGCTGTCACGGCCGAATATTGCATTCGTTTCTACTACAGCGCCGAGAGGCGTATTGCCCATTTGCCCTCGGTTGGGCATGTTGACATTCGTTACAATATCCCCGAGACCCAGCAGAGCCTTTACCATGTCAATGCCTTCTTCACCAGTCGGCCGTATGGCAAATTCTTCTTCCCCTTGAGCCAATCTTGCACTCTTTGCAATCAAATCCCGCTGATTTTGCTTACGCCAATCCACCTTGGTTAAACTGAATTTCCATTCATGAACCGTTTCCGGATTTTTCAAATACCAGGAATGCGGCATGAATTCGGCCAAGTGACGGTCTCCGGCTGCTGCGATGAGCCCGAATTTGCGAAATAGGTCAAACTTCACCCGCTCCGCCGAGGCAAAATGATTGTTCATCCAGTGCCCCTCTTCTGAGCCTTCAAAGCCATCCTTGGAATGGCGGTGAGCAAACTCCCGATACATCGGGAACAAATCCATTCCTTGATAAGAAGCTTGATCCAACCACGTAAAATGGTTTATCCCAAGTACATTCACCTTGATATCGCGCCGATTTACATTGGGAATATTCGCCATTTCATCAAGCATGGAGGCAAGCAATTTCTGGGTGCCAAAT includes:
- a CDS encoding alpha-glucosidase/alpha-galactosidase — translated: MEPNHNVVKDIQIAYIGGGSRGWAWGLMSDLAQEGQLSGTVKLYDLNYDAANTNAVIGNRLSERSDAAGKWKYEAVPSLKEALTGSDFVIISILPGSFQEMHSDVHLPEEYGIYQSVGDTVGPGGAIRALRTIPIYVELAKSIRTYAPDSWIINYTNPMTLCTRTLYEVFPEIKAIGCCHEVFGTQKLLASMLDEMANIPNVNRRDIKVNVLGINHFTWLDQASYQGMDLFPMYREFAHRHSKDGFEGSEEGHWMNNHFASAERVKFDLFRKFGLIAAAGDRHLAEFMPHSWYLKNPETVHEWKFSLTKVDWRKQNQRDLIAKSARLAQGEEEFAIRPTGEEGIDMVKALLGLGDIVTNVNMPNRGQMGNTPLGAVVETNAIFGRDSVKPIISGELPPEINSLVQRHIWNQETILQASLNKDKDKAFRAFVSDPLVNISPEQARELFERMLDNTKSFLPEWK